In one window of Astyanax mexicanus isolate ESR-SI-001 chromosome 18, AstMex3_surface, whole genome shotgun sequence DNA:
- the dyrk1ab gene encoding dual-specificity tyrosine-(Y)-phosphorylation regulated kinase 1A, b, whose product MAAPMPHSHQQYSDCHQQSTDQSVTVLPYSDQTQALTANQRHMPQCFRDPAVAPLRKLSIDLIKTYKHINEVYYAKKKRRHQQGQGEDSSHKKERKVVNEGYDDDNFDYIVKNGEKWMDRYEIDSLIGKGSFGQVVKAYDRAEQEWVAIKIIKNKKAFLNQAQIEVRLLELMNKHDTEMKYYIVHLKRHFMFRNHLCLVFEMLSYNLYDLLRNTNFRGVSLNLTRKFAQQLCTALLFLATPELSIIHCDLKPENILLCNPKRSAIKIVDFGSSCQLGQRIYQYIQSRFYRSPEVLLGMPYDLAIDMWSLGCILVEMHTGEPLFSGANEVDQMNKIVEVLGIPPNHIMDLAPKARKFFEKLSDGSWSVKKTKDGKRYKPPASRKLHAILGVEAGGPGGRRAGESGHAVADYLKFKDLVLRMLDYDPKTRIQPYYALQHSFFKKTADEGTNTSSSVSTSPALEQSQSSGTTSSTSSSSGGSSGTSTSGRARSDPTHHHRHSGGHFVTAMPTIDCDNLCPPTRQPYHPPVVWPGSVGSDPVTVETHPVQETTFHVPPQHPKALHPHHHHHHHHHHRHGQVITAHPRPRLYNSPTNSSSTQDSMEVVHGHLSMTSLSSSASSSSTSSSSTGNHGNQAYQFRQIPALDFSHNGSMSMGLGAFSNPRQETGVAGHPTYPVATNTGPGHFITEGHLGMRQGIDREDSPMTGVCVQQSSMASS is encoded by the exons ATGGCTGCTCCGATGCCTCATTCGCACCAGCAGTACAGTGACTGTCACCAGCAGAGTACAGACCAGTCTGTCACTGTACTGCCATACAGTGACCAGACACAAGCACTCACTGCCAACCAG AGGCACATGCCCCAGTGCTTTCGTGACCCAGCTGTAGCTCCTTTGAGGAAGCTCTCCATTGACTTGATCAAAACCTACAAACATATTAATGAG gtGTATTATGCAAAAAAGAAACGACGGCATCAACAGGGTCAAGGTGAGGACTCCAGCCATAAGAAAGAGAGGAAAGTCGTCAATGAGGGTTATGATGATGACAACTTTGACTACATTGTCAAAAATGGAGAGAAATGGATGGACCGTTATGAAATCGATTCTCTAATTGGAAAGGGGTCATTTGGACAG GTTGTGAAAGCTTACGACCGAGCTGAGCAAGAGTGGGTCGCGATTAAGATCATCAAAAACAAGAAAGCTTTTCTGAATCAAGCTCAGATTGAAGTGCGGCTTCTTGAACTCATGAACAAACATGACACAGAAATGAAATATTATATAG TTCATCTGAAGCGGCACTTCATGTTCCGGAATCATCTTTGCTTAGTATTTGAAATGTTGTCGTACAACTTGTACGACTTGTTACGAAATACGAACTTCAGAGGAGTTTCTTTGAACCTGACCCGGAAGTTTGCCCAGCAGCTCTgcacagcactgctgtttctcGCCACCCCCGAGCTCAGCATCATCCACTGTGACCTCAAACCAGAGAACATCTTGCTATGTAACCCGAAGAGAAGCGCCATCAAAATTGTGGACTTTGGGAGTTCTTGCCAACTGGGACAAAGG ATATATCAGTACATCCAGAGTCGATTCTACCGCTCCCCTGAAGTGCTCTTGGGAATGCCGTATGATCTGGCCATAGACATGTGGTCACTAGGGTGCATACTTGTTGAGATGCATACAGGAGAGCCTCTGTTCAGTGGAGCCAATGAG GTGGACCAAATGAACAAAATAGTTGAAGTTCTTGGCATCCCACCCAATCACATAATGGACCTAGCACCAAAAGCCAGAAAGTTTTTTGAGAAGTTGTCGGATGGATCATGGAGTGTAAAGAAGACCAAAGACGGGAAAAGG TATAAACCTCCGGCTTCTCGAAAGCTCCATGCCATCCTGGGAGTGGAGGCTGGTGGACCAGGCGGTCGACGAGCTGGGGAATCTGGCCATGCAGTAGCTGATTACTTGAAGTTCAAGGACCTTGTACTCAGAATGCTGGACTATGACCCTAAGACGCGAATCCAGCCCTACTATGCCCTGCAGCACAGCTTCTTTAAGAAGACAGCAGATGAAGGAACAAATACAAGCAGTAGTGTTTCAACAAGTCCTGCACTTGAGCAGTCGCAGTCCTCAGGGACCACTTCTAGTACATCCTCAAGCTCAG GAGGATCGTCTGGAACAAGCACCAGTGGCAGAGCAAGGTCGGATCCAACTCATCACCATCGACATAGTGGGGGGCACTTTGTCACAGCAATGCCAACCATAGACTGTGACAACCTCTGTCCTCCG ACAAGACAGCCTTACCATCCACCTGTAGTATGGCCTGGCAGTGTTGGATCAGACCCTGTCACTGTAGAAACCCACCCAGTCCAGGAGACCACCTTTCATGTGCCTCCCCAGCACCCTAAGGCATTGCAcccccatcaccatcaccaccaccaccaccatcaccgcCACGGACAGGTCATCACGGCGCACCCTCGGCCACGGCTCTACAACTCCCCAACCAACAGCTCCTCCACGCAGGATTCTATGGAGGTTGTGCACGGTCATCTGTCCATGACATCTCTGTCTTCCTCCGCATCCTCTTCCTCCACGTCGTCCTCTTCCACGGGAAACCACGGCAACCAGGCCTACCAGTTTCGCCAGATTCCTGCCCTGGACTTCAGCCACAATGGAAGCATGAGCATGGGTTTGGGTGCCTTCTCAAATCCTCGCCAAGAGACTGGCGTAGCTGGACATCCAACTTACCCCGTCGCCACAAATACTGGACCAGGTCACTTCATAACAGAGGGACACTTGGGCATGAGGCAAGGCATTGATAGGGAAGATTCTCCAATGACTGGAGTATGTGTTCAGCAGAGCTCCATGGCCAGTTCGTGA
- the thap12b gene encoding THAP domain containing 12b, which yields MPNFCAAPNCTRKSTQSDLAFFRFPRDPERCRLWVENCRRADLEEKTPDQLNKHYRLCAKHFEPAMICKTSPYRTVLRDTAIPTIFDLTSHLSNPHSRHRKRIKVLTDEEVQKIKERRLESSLEHLLSKKEKNDSQDGTETNDDVPQLSPHQKELRDFLRSLFEVIVLIGKQNFPLSFQSKQEQESHPVFMSTFHTLLENRINAGDEFLRGKFELASINEEYCPATQQRQLLDICERCVREELLQEVRDSRFFSLVTGELVEFPEGQHIPVFLRFVDQTNTLREEFIEFLSFDGEELSVADKLESHVTKQWGLSMEHCRGQAHAASGVLGSRMKAVATQLMEKYPLAINTPCSTCSLNVHLANSIPLTGVQVVMSVLRKADAFFKASPLLQAELDSAISIYCHNNVEKGNYLKESCRETWTDLHNVFEMAVDLLEPLLLCMDSVHDNEDLKWNDQITSDAYSISEALADFEFIVTLIVLKNALSFTRAFGKNLQGETLDVFFAASSLTAVLHSLHEVTDNVEVYHEFWFEEAVNLATAMEIPVKIPRLFLRKQQAIETLEIQAESFFKEYLTLPVMEYVTQEVKEIFSDNHLKALRCLSLVPAVMGQMKFNTSEEAHAEVFRNDLPQPDTLPAELHCWRIKWKHRGKEVTLPCTIHETLHHSDVKFFPNVNAFLKILASLPVLKHGGGQGEIGQKRLQAYLLDTPVSHRSKNLAVLNINYHVKMDLEEMVERYIKSYPEDEID from the exons ATGCCCAATTTCTGCGCGGCCCCGAACTGCACCAGAAAGAGCACCCAGTCCGACCTGGCTTTCTTTCGGTTTCCTAGAGACCCGGAGAG ATGTAGGCTGTGGGTGGAGAATTGCCGTCGGGCAGACCTGGAAGAGAAAACTCCTGACCAGCTAAACAAGCACTACCGACTCTGTGCCAAGCACTTTGAACCAGCGATGATCTGTAAAACT AGCCCTTACAGGACTGTATTAAGGGACACTGCTATTCCTACAATTTTTGATTTAACCAGTCACCTCAGCAATCCGCACAGCAGACATCGCAAACGGATCAAAGTGTTG acagATGAAGAGGTCCAGAAAATAAAAGAGAGGAGAT TGGAGTCTTCACTTGAACACCTGCTttccaaaaaggaaaaaaatgacagTCAGGACGGCACAGAGACAAACGATGATGTACCTCAGTTGAGTCCACATCAAAAAGAGCTAAGAGATTTCTTAAGATCACTGTTTGAAGTGATTGTTTTAATAGGAAAACAAAACTTTCCATTGAGTTTCCAGTCGAAACAGGAGCAGGAGAGTCACCCCGTCTTCATGAGCACCTTTCATACTCTGCTGGAAAATCGTATAAATGCAGGGGATGAATTCCTGAGAGGGAAATTTGAATTAGCATCCATTAATGAGGAGTACTGTCCAGCCACACAGCAGAGGCAGCTCCTGGACATCTGTGAAAGGTGTGTTCGGGAAGAACTCCTCCAAGAGGTAAGAGACAGTCGCTTTTTTTCGCTGGTGACTGGGGAGCTGGTGGAGTTTCCTGAGGGCCAGCACATCCCTGTGTTTTTGCGCTTTGTGGACCAAACCAACACACTTCGGGAGGAGTTTATAGAGTTCCTCTCGTTTGATGGAGAGGAGCTTTCTGTGGCCGATAAATTGGAATCTCACGTCACTAAGCAGTGGGGATTGAGTATGGAGCACTGTAGAGGCCAAGCCCACGCTGCCTCTGGGGTGCTTGGCAGTAGGATGAAGGCTGTGGCTACACAGCTCATGGAGAAATATCCTCTAGCTATAAACACCCCTTGCTCTACTTGTTCACTAAACGTTCACCTGGCCAACAGTATTCCCTTGACTGGAGTTCAGGTGGTAATGTCCGTTCTGAGAAAGGCTGATGCGTTTTTTAAGGCTTCTCCACTCCTGCAGGCAGAGCTGGACAGTGCCATCTCCATTTACTGTCACAACAACGTAGAGAAAGGGAACTATCTAAAAGAGAGCTGTCGTGAAACGTGGACGGATCttcataatgtgtttgagatgGCTGTAGATTTGTTGGAGCCGCTATTGCTCTGCATGGACAGCGTACACGACAATGAGGACTTGAAGTGGAACGACCAAATCACAAGTGATGCTTACTCAATCTCAGAAGCTTTGGCAGACTTTGAGTTTATCGTCACTTTGATTGTGCTGAAGAACGCACTGTCTTTCACCAGAGCGTTTGGCAAAAACCTGCAAGGAGAGACGCTCGATGTGTTCTTCGCAGCCAGCAGTCTAACGGCCGTCTTGCATTCTTTACACGAGGTCACAGACAACGTTGAGGTCTACCACGAGTTCTGGTTTGAGGAGGCGGTGAACCTGGCAACGGCTATGGAAATCCCAGTCAAAATCCCAAGGCTGTTTCTTAGGAAACAGCAGGCAATCGAAACGTTGGAAATACAGGCAGAGTCGTTCTTCAAAGAGTACCTTACCCTTCCGGTCATGGAGTACGTCACTCAGGAAGTCAAGGAGATCTTCTCGGACAACCATCTCAAAGCTCTCAGGTGCCTTTCACTGGTTCCAGCAGTTATGGGCCAGATGAAGTTTAATACATCTGAGGAGGCGCATGCAGAAGTGTTCAGGAACGACCTTCCCCAGCCGGACACGCTGCCCGCAGAACTGCACTGCTGGAGGATCAAGTGGAAGCACAGGGGGAAGGAAGTGACTCTGCCATGCACCATCCACGAGACGCTGCATCACTCGGACGTCAAGTTCTTCCCGAACGTCAACGCGTTCCTAAAAATTCTGGCCTCTTTGCCAGTGTTGAAGCATGGTGGCGGTCAAGGCGAGATTGGTCAGAAACGCTTGCAGGCTTACCTTTTGGACACACCGGTCAGCCACAGGTCAAAGAACTTGGCGGTGCTAAACATCAACTACCACGTAAAAATGGATTTAGAGGAAATGGTGGAACGTTATATCAAAAGTTATCCAGAGGATGAAATCGATTGA